The Flavobacteriales bacterium sequence AACCTGTGGGAGTGCACAGTCGCTATTGTGACATGACCTGGGTCAAGGAGAACATTGGCTGGGAGCCCAAGATACCTATGCGAGAAGGCCTGCGTAGGGTCTATGATCAAGCAGTGAAGAATATCGAGAATGCCTAAGGTCGTCTGTCTGGGACCTGGACCCCAATTCAAAGGAGGGATATCCAACTACAACACCTCCTTGGCAAAGGCCTTTGACCAAAGGCATGACACCGAAGTGCACATCGTGTCTTGGAGCCAGCAGTATCCGGCCATCGTACCCCGGGAGTTCATCGACAAGACCAGCAAGAAGGATTTTCTGGAGGGCACAGACATCCAGGTAGAATACATCCTGAATTACAATCATCCCTCTACCTGGCGCAAGACTGCCAAGCGCATCGCAGCATTGGAACCGGATGTGGTCGTAATCCAATGGTATAACGCCCAGCAAGGATTGCCTCTATCTTATATCAACAAGTACCTCAAAAAGCACAGTAAGGCCAAGGTCTATTTCGACCTCCACTTCGTAGTACCCAAGGAGAACAGTGCTGTGGATACCTGGTTCACCAAGCGGGGATTGCGATCGGTCGATCGATTCATCGCCCATGCGTATAGCACCGTGGATGAATTACAGGGACTCTTCCCCAAGAAGGATCTAGATGTCACAGAAGATGGGACAAATACCGGCTCTGGCACTCCAGTGATCAAACTCTTCCATCCGATCTACGACCTTTTCGAACCTGAACCGGACTTCGATGTGGCGGCTTTCAAGAGAGAACATGATCTGAAAGAACATGTATTCCTCTTCTTCGGCTTCATTCGCAAGTACAAGGGACTCCATCACGCCATACGGGCCTTTGCAGAATTGGCTGCTAAAAGGGATGATGTCTCTTTGATGATCTGCGGAGAGAGTTTTTGGAACACCTTGGATGCGTCCAAGTTCTCTACCAAGGTGAAGAACTTCCTATTCGGTCTATTCAAATCGATCCTTCTCAAAAAAGAGGACGATGAGAAGGATTATCGCCCCTTGGAACTCATCGAAGAATCCGGTATCCAGGATCGTGTGCTTCTGGTCAATGAATTCATCCCCAATGAGGATGTACCCAAGTACTTCCAAACGGCCGATAGTATTGTGCTCTTCTATGAGCGGGCCACACCGAGCGGAGTGGAATCACTGAGTTACAATTTCGACCTTCCCATACTCGCTACAGAAGTAGGACATTTTCCAGAGACGGTGACCAATGGATTCAACGGTTACCTGGCCCATCCTGGGGATATACAGGATATGGCTCGGGTCATGGAGAAGAGCATCACCGAACCCATCGACAAGGTCAACGTGGCCCGATCGGCCGAACATATGAGTTGGGAGCGCTACGTAAAGGCCATCCTTACCAATAGCCGCAGTTGAACGCATGGACCCCGCTTCTATCAAAGTCATCAAGGACGAACTCAAGGATAAGTCTCCCGCGGAACTGACAGAATTGGTCCTTGCACTGGCGCGGTCGCGTAAAGAGAATAAAGAACTGCTCTCGTATCTGCTCTTCGATTCCTACGATGAGGAGGGCTACATCCGTGCGATCAAGGAAGAGATCGAAGAGGAATTCTCCCGTATCAATGACCGCAACTTCTATTACATCAAGAAGAGCGTGCGCAAGATCCTGCGCAATACCAAGAAGTACATCCGCTATTCCAAGAAGAAGGAGACCGAAGTGGAAGTCCTGCTGCATTTCTGCAAGACCCTTGCAGATATGACTCCTTCGTACAAGCGCAATATTGCATTGAGCAATCTCATGGACCGGCAATTTGCCCTGATCTATCGGACCATCGGGAAGCTGCATCCCGACCTGCAATATGACTACCGGACCGAGCTTGAAGAAATAACTGATCGAGTTCAGCATCCAGGCTGACAGAACTCAGCTTTCACCCTTTTGCCACTACGTAATCTTGAAGTGTACAGGAGCTGCTACGTCCAGTTCATAAATACAATACATGCTGACAGAAGAAGAACTACTTACCGTGAAGAGGCGCAAGGATGTCATCCGGCTCTGCCAGGAGAAAGGAGTCAATATCAAGAAGGCGATGATCAACCTGCGATAT is a genomic window containing:
- a CDS encoding glycosyltransferase family 4 protein encodes the protein MPKVVCLGPGPQFKGGISNYNTSLAKAFDQRHDTEVHIVSWSQQYPAIVPREFIDKTSKKDFLEGTDIQVEYILNYNHPSTWRKTAKRIAALEPDVVVIQWYNAQQGLPLSYINKYLKKHSKAKVYFDLHFVVPKENSAVDTWFTKRGLRSVDRFIAHAYSTVDELQGLFPKKDLDVTEDGTNTGSGTPVIKLFHPIYDLFEPEPDFDVAAFKREHDLKEHVFLFFGFIRKYKGLHHAIRAFAELAAKRDDVSLMICGESFWNTLDASKFSTKVKNFLFGLFKSILLKKEDDEKDYRPLELIEESGIQDRVLLVNEFIPNEDVPKYFQTADSIVLFYERATPSGVESLSYNFDLPILATEVGHFPETVTNGFNGYLAHPGDIQDMARVMEKSITEPIDKVNVARSAEHMSWERYVKAILTNSRS